A stretch of Usitatibacter palustris DNA encodes these proteins:
- a CDS encoding DegQ family serine endoprotease, protein MTHKLHSFFMAFGLMLGLAASGVSQAQQLPDFADLVEKYGPAVVNISTSGRRSQAQLPPGLSEDDPFYEFFRRFIPPDQRPGPEGQGRNPRQPQQPGQPAQPRGPLRPFGVGSGFIISADGHIVTNAHVIENADEILVRFTDKRELKAKVIGVDKRSDVAVIKVEASGLPVVKLGKSDKTRVGEWVVAIGSPFGFANTVTAGIVSATARENLSDQNSDAVPFIQTDVAVNPGNSGGPLMNLKGEVIGINSQIFSRTGSFAGISFAIPIDFAMNVATQLQSTGKVVRGRIGVQIQTVTKDVAESLSLAKAQGASVQAIEKDSPAAKAGLEVGDIVLKVDNKVIDGSPDLSRYIRQVKPGTKVTMNVWRAGKPRDVVVTVGELQEEGAVKTAAATTKPEVKTGKLGVAVSELSPEQKKKLKITVGVAIDASDGNALAAGLQPGDAIVRVNNTEITSVKMFNETVAKLDAKKAVAILVKDENGSRLITYRPDEG, encoded by the coding sequence ATGACGCACAAACTCCATTCGTTTTTCATGGCATTCGGCCTCATGCTGGGCCTGGCCGCGAGCGGCGTCTCGCAGGCGCAGCAACTGCCCGACTTCGCGGACCTGGTCGAGAAATACGGCCCCGCGGTCGTGAACATCAGCACTTCGGGGCGCCGCAGCCAGGCGCAGCTTCCCCCGGGGCTGAGCGAGGACGATCCCTTCTACGAATTCTTCCGCCGGTTCATTCCGCCGGACCAGCGCCCCGGCCCCGAGGGCCAGGGCCGCAATCCGCGCCAGCCGCAGCAGCCGGGCCAGCCCGCGCAGCCGCGCGGTCCGCTTCGCCCCTTCGGCGTCGGATCGGGCTTCATCATCTCGGCCGACGGCCACATCGTCACCAACGCCCACGTGATCGAGAACGCGGATGAAATCCTCGTTCGCTTCACCGACAAGCGCGAGCTCAAGGCCAAGGTGATCGGCGTCGACAAGCGCAGCGACGTTGCCGTGATCAAGGTCGAGGCGTCGGGCCTGCCGGTCGTGAAGCTCGGCAAGTCCGACAAGACCCGCGTGGGTGAATGGGTGGTCGCGATCGGCTCGCCGTTCGGCTTCGCCAACACCGTCACCGCGGGCATCGTGAGCGCAACGGCTCGCGAGAACCTCTCGGACCAGAACAGCGATGCCGTGCCGTTCATCCAGACCGACGTCGCCGTGAACCCGGGCAACTCGGGCGGTCCGCTGATGAACCTCAAGGGTGAGGTGATCGGCATCAATTCGCAGATCTTCTCGCGCACCGGCAGCTTCGCGGGCATCTCGTTCGCGATTCCCATCGACTTCGCGATGAACGTCGCCACGCAGCTGCAGTCGACGGGCAAGGTGGTCCGCGGCCGCATTGGCGTGCAGATCCAGACCGTCACGAAGGATGTCGCCGAGAGCCTGAGCCTCGCCAAGGCGCAGGGCGCTTCGGTGCAGGCGATCGAGAAGGATTCGCCGGCGGCCAAGGCCGGCCTCGAGGTGGGTGACATCGTCCTCAAGGTCGACAACAAGGTGATCGACGGTTCCCCGGATCTCTCGCGCTACATCCGCCAGGTGAAGCCCGGCACGAAGGTCACGATGAACGTCTGGCGCGCCGGCAAGCCGCGCGACGTCGTCGTCACCGTGGGCGAGCTGCAGGAAGAGGGCGCCGTGAAGACCGCCGCCGCGACCACCAAGCCGGAAGTGAAGACCGGAAAGCTCGGTGTCGCCGTGAGCGAACTCAGCCCCGAGCAGAAGAAGAAGCTCAAGATCACCGTCGGTGTCGCGATCGATGCCTCGGATGGGAACGCGCTCGCCGCGGGCCTGCAGCCGGGGGACGCGATCGTGCGCGTGAACAACACGGAAATCACGAGCGTGAAGATGTTCAACGAGACCGTGGCCAAGCTCGACGCGAAGAAGGCCGTGGCCATCCTCGTGAAGGACGAGAACGGCAGCCGGCTGATCACGTATCGGCCGGACGAGGGTTGA
- a CDS encoding NAD(P)H-hydrate dehydratase produces MTSLYLAREIRALEARAPAGVSLMERAGRAVAELASGLAAETGEAILVVAGEGNNGGDAWVAADRLRESFHRVTVLDAGKGEPAATEARAAKSRFVAGGGEVVREWPERLQPALIIDGLLGIGLSRDVQGRYATHVDQINHANALVLAIDVPSGLDANTGAVRGSAVRADHTITFLAAKPGLYTGDGLDHAGQVHVDTLGITPPAETLHGTLLSPDALRGWLAPRSRNSHKGSFRTLGVVGGTRGMAGAALIAARAGLFAGAGKVYVGLLAETLAYDPGAPELMLRSVDDTLEADVIVAGPGAGLSPSATSRSTFERSTLPTIIEMEKPIVLDADALNAIAVQDALQASLQARTLPAILTPHPGEAARLLRSTIAEVQRDRIGAAVALAKKYNAHVVVKGAGSVCATPHGEWSINATGNPGLASGGTGDALAGLIGAMLCQGLAPGRALAYAVCLHGAAADACVAQGTGPTGLTATDVILAARRVLNDWIQVS; encoded by the coding sequence GTGACTTCGCTCTACCTTGCGCGCGAGATCCGCGCGCTCGAGGCGCGAGCGCCGGCCGGTGTTTCCCTCATGGAACGCGCGGGCCGCGCCGTCGCCGAACTGGCCTCGGGCCTCGCGGCGGAAACCGGCGAAGCGATCCTCGTCGTCGCCGGCGAAGGCAACAATGGCGGCGATGCGTGGGTCGCGGCCGATCGCCTGCGCGAGAGCTTCCATCGCGTCACCGTGCTCGATGCGGGCAAGGGCGAGCCGGCAGCCACCGAAGCGCGCGCGGCAAAATCGCGCTTTGTCGCGGGTGGTGGCGAAGTCGTTCGCGAATGGCCCGAGCGCCTGCAGCCGGCGCTGATCATCGACGGGTTGCTGGGCATCGGGCTCTCGCGCGACGTGCAGGGCCGCTACGCCACGCATGTCGATCAAATCAATCATGCCAACGCCCTCGTGCTCGCGATCGATGTGCCCAGCGGCCTCGATGCGAATACCGGTGCCGTTCGCGGCAGCGCCGTTCGCGCCGACCACACGATCACCTTTCTTGCCGCAAAGCCCGGGCTTTACACCGGCGACGGCCTCGACCACGCGGGACAGGTCCACGTCGACACGTTGGGCATCACGCCGCCGGCCGAAACACTCCACGGCACCCTCCTCTCACCGGACGCGCTGAGGGGCTGGCTCGCGCCGCGCTCCCGCAATTCGCACAAGGGATCCTTCCGCACGCTCGGCGTCGTCGGTGGCACGCGCGGCATGGCGGGCGCGGCACTCATCGCGGCGCGCGCCGGGTTGTTCGCCGGCGCCGGCAAGGTCTACGTGGGATTGCTCGCCGAAACGCTCGCCTACGACCCGGGCGCGCCCGAACTCATGCTGCGCAGCGTCGATGACACGCTCGAAGCCGATGTGATCGTCGCCGGACCGGGCGCGGGCCTCTCGCCCAGCGCCACGTCGCGCTCGACGTTCGAGCGCTCGACGCTGCCCACGATCATCGAGATGGAAAAACCGATCGTGCTCGATGCCGACGCGCTCAATGCGATCGCCGTGCAGGACGCCCTCCAGGCTTCACTCCAGGCTCGCACGCTTCCCGCGATCCTCACGCCGCACCCAGGAGAAGCCGCGCGCCTGCTGCGCTCGACCATCGCCGAAGTGCAACGTGACCGCATCGGCGCCGCGGTGGCGCTCGCGAAGAAATACAACGCCCACGTCGTCGTCAAAGGCGCGGGCAGCGTCTGCGCAACACCCCACGGCGAATGGAGCATCAACGCGACCGGCAACCCCGGCCTCGCGAGCGGAGGCACGGGCGACGCACTCGCCGGCCTCATCGGTGCGATGCTCTGCCAGGGCCTCGCGCCCGGACGCGCCCTCGCCTACGCGGTGTGCCTGCACGGCGCCGCCGCCGACGCCTGTGTCGCGCAGGGCACGGGCCCGACCGGCCTCACCGCCACGGACGTCATTCTCGCGGCCCGCCGCGTGCTCAACGACTGGATTCAAGTCTCCTAG
- the nadB gene encoding L-aspartate oxidase, with protein MSRYDVLIIGSGLAGLSAALKLAPHFKVALVTKQELLDGASSWAQGGIAAVLDGADSLDDHARDTHVAGAGLCDDAAVRFVVERGRRAVEWLVSQGVPFTREDGGEEGLHLTREGGHSHRRIVHAADATGSAVQTTLVGRVRQHPNIEVLQHHIAVDLISGRRLGTGIPDRVWGAYVLDRQAGRVKTIGARHTILATGGAGKVYIYTTNPDTASGDGVAMGWRAGCHVANMEFIQFHPTCLYHPHAKSFLISEAVRGEGGLLKLPNGERFMPRHDPRAELAPRDIVARAIDFEIKRHGLDCVHLDVTHLPAEFLREHFPNILQRCLDFGIDITREPIPVVPAAHYTCGGLVTDLRGRTTLPGLYGLGEVACTGLHGANRLASNSLLECLVFADSAASDISAAGPVEIPKLPDWDESRVTDADEEVVIAHAWDELRRFMWNYVGIVRTNKRLERARHRIQLLQEEIHEFYSTFRVTNDLLELRNLVATADLIVRCALARKESRGLHYSRDYPDTLPEARNTVLVPPTDTTRGTQRVALVP; from the coding sequence GTGTCCCGATACGACGTCCTCATCATCGGCAGCGGGCTGGCCGGTCTCTCGGCCGCGCTGAAGCTCGCCCCGCATTTCAAGGTTGCACTTGTCACCAAGCAGGAACTGCTCGATGGCGCTTCGTCCTGGGCGCAGGGCGGCATTGCCGCAGTGCTCGACGGCGCGGATTCGCTCGATGATCACGCGCGCGACACGCACGTGGCGGGTGCGGGACTCTGCGACGACGCCGCGGTGCGCTTCGTGGTGGAGCGCGGCCGCAGGGCGGTCGAATGGCTGGTCTCGCAAGGCGTTCCTTTCACGCGTGAAGACGGCGGCGAAGAAGGCCTGCATCTCACGCGCGAAGGTGGCCACAGCCACCGCCGCATCGTGCATGCCGCCGACGCCACGGGCAGCGCGGTGCAAACCACGCTGGTTGGAAGGGTTCGACAGCATCCGAACATCGAAGTGCTGCAACATCACATCGCCGTCGATTTAATTTCGGGCCGCCGACTTGGCACGGGAATTCCCGACCGGGTGTGGGGCGCGTACGTCCTGGACCGCCAGGCGGGCCGCGTGAAGACGATCGGCGCGCGCCACACGATTCTTGCCACGGGCGGCGCGGGCAAGGTCTACATCTATACGACCAACCCGGACACGGCGAGCGGCGACGGCGTGGCGATGGGCTGGCGCGCGGGCTGCCACGTCGCGAACATGGAGTTCATCCAGTTCCATCCGACGTGCCTTTACCATCCGCACGCGAAATCGTTCCTTATTTCCGAGGCGGTGCGCGGCGAAGGCGGATTGCTCAAGCTTCCGAACGGCGAGCGCTTCATGCCGCGGCACGATCCACGCGCGGAACTCGCGCCCCGCGACATCGTCGCGCGCGCGATCGACTTCGAGATCAAGCGCCATGGCCTCGATTGCGTGCATCTGGACGTCACGCATCTTCCGGCCGAGTTCCTCCGCGAGCATTTTCCCAACATCCTCCAGCGCTGCCTCGACTTCGGCATCGACATCACCCGGGAACCGATTCCGGTCGTTCCGGCGGCGCACTACACCTGCGGGGGCCTGGTCACCGATCTTCGCGGCCGCACCACCCTGCCCGGTCTCTATGGCCTCGGCGAAGTGGCGTGCACCGGATTGCATGGGGCCAACCGACTCGCTTCCAATTCGCTCCTCGAGTGCCTGGTGTTCGCCGACTCGGCCGCGAGCGACATCAGCGCCGCAGGCCCCGTCGAGATTCCGAAGCTTCCCGATTGGGACGAGAGCCGCGTGACGGACGCCGATGAGGAAGTCGTGATCGCGCACGCGTGGGACGAGCTGCGCCGCTTCATGTGGAACTACGTCGGGATCGTACGCACGAACAAGCGCCTGGAGCGCGCGCGCCATCGCATCCAGCTCCTGCAGGAAGAGATCCACGAGTTCTATTCGACGTTCCGCGTCACCAACGACCTGCTCGAGCTGCGCAACCTCGTGGCCACCGCGGATCTCATCGTTCGCTGCGCCCTCGCGCGCAAGGAAAGCCGCGGCCTGCACTACAGCCGCGACTACCCGGACACGCTCCCCGAGGCACGCAACACCGTGCTCGTGCCCCCAACCGACACGACGCGCGGCACGCAACGCGTAGCCCTCGTACCGTGA
- a CDS encoding electron transfer flavoprotein-ubiquinone oxidoreductase, with amino-acid sequence MAEREAMEFDVVVVGAGPSGLATAIRLKQLCAEQGKDFSVCVVEKGSEVGAHILSGAVIDPRALTELLPKWKEDGAPLNQPVTEDRFLFLTDKSSYRTPNWMLPACFTNHGCYTASLGNLCRWLGTQAEALGVEIYPGFAAAEVLYAEDGSVRGVATGDMGIGKHGEKTARYAQGMELHAKYTVFAEGCRGNLGRQLEARFRLRDGVGPQVYGIGLKELWEVKPEKHVPGLVVHTAGWPLESDTYGGSFLYHLENNQVAVGFVVGLGYTNPYLHPFEEFQRYKTHPAIRGFFEGGRRISYGARAIAAGGLQSLPKLTFPGGALVGDDAGFLNASRIKGTHAAIKSGMLAAESAFAALSASRANDELSSYPDAFRASWLHGELHRARNFKPWMVKGLYVGTLMVGIDQVVFRGKAPWTLSHHLADHETLVPKASATPITYPKPDGVLTFDRLSSVFVSNTNHEEDQPAHLTLKDPRIPIEVNLAVYDAPETRYCPAGVYEIVTEGGTPRLQINAQNCVHCKTCDIKDPRQNIVWVTPEGGGGPNYPNM; translated from the coding sequence ATGGCCGAACGCGAAGCAATGGAATTCGATGTCGTCGTCGTGGGCGCGGGTCCCTCGGGCCTGGCGACCGCGATCCGCCTGAAGCAGCTCTGCGCCGAGCAGGGCAAGGACTTCAGCGTGTGCGTGGTCGAGAAAGGCTCCGAGGTCGGCGCGCACATCCTCTCGGGCGCGGTGATCGATCCACGCGCACTGACGGAGTTGCTCCCGAAGTGGAAGGAAGACGGCGCTCCGCTCAACCAGCCGGTGACCGAGGATCGCTTCCTCTTCCTCACCGACAAAAGCTCGTACCGGACGCCCAACTGGATGCTCCCGGCCTGCTTCACCAACCACGGCTGCTACACCGCGAGCCTCGGCAACCTCTGCCGCTGGCTGGGCACGCAGGCGGAAGCCCTGGGTGTGGAGATCTATCCGGGATTCGCCGCGGCCGAAGTCCTCTATGCGGAAGACGGCAGCGTGCGCGGTGTCGCGACGGGCGACATGGGCATCGGCAAGCACGGAGAGAAGACCGCACGCTATGCCCAGGGCATGGAGCTGCACGCGAAGTACACCGTGTTCGCCGAAGGCTGCCGCGGCAACCTCGGCCGGCAACTCGAAGCGCGCTTCAGGCTGCGCGACGGCGTGGGCCCGCAGGTCTACGGCATCGGCCTCAAGGAACTGTGGGAAGTGAAGCCCGAGAAGCACGTGCCCGGCCTCGTCGTGCACACCGCGGGCTGGCCGCTCGAGAGCGATACCTACGGCGGCTCATTCCTCTACCACCTCGAGAACAACCAGGTGGCGGTGGGCTTCGTGGTGGGCCTTGGCTACACCAACCCGTACCTGCACCCGTTCGAGGAATTCCAGCGCTACAAGACGCACCCGGCGATCCGCGGCTTCTTCGAAGGCGGACGGCGCATCTCCTATGGCGCCCGCGCCATTGCCGCCGGCGGACTGCAATCGCTGCCCAAGCTCACGTTCCCGGGTGGGGCCCTCGTCGGCGACGACGCGGGATTCCTCAACGCATCCCGCATCAAGGGAACCCACGCGGCCATCAAGTCCGGAATGCTCGCCGCGGAATCGGCCTTCGCGGCCCTGTCGGCGTCCCGCGCGAACGACGAGCTGTCGTCCTATCCCGACGCCTTCCGCGCGAGCTGGCTCCATGGGGAACTGCACCGCGCGCGCAATTTCAAACCCTGGATGGTGAAGGGACTGTACGTGGGCACCCTCATGGTCGGGATCGACCAGGTCGTCTTCCGGGGCAAGGCACCGTGGACGCTGTCCCACCACCTCGCCGACCACGAGACCCTCGTCCCGAAGGCGTCCGCGACCCCCATCACCTACCCCAAACCCGACGGGGTGCTGACGTTCGATCGGTTGTCATCGGTCTTCGTGTCCAATACGAACCACGAGGAGGACCAGCCCGCCCACCTCACCCTGAAGGACCCGCGCATCCCGATCGAAGTAAACCTGGCGGTTTACGACGCCCCCGAGACGCGCTACTGTCCTGCAGGGGTGTACGAAATCGTCACGGAAGGCGGCACGCCCCGGTTGCAGATCAACGCGCAGAACTGCGTGCACTGCAAGACCTGCGACATCAAGGATCCCCGGCAGAACATCGTCTGGGTCACGCCCGAGGGTGGCGGAGGGCCGAACTACCCCAACATGTAA
- the rpoE gene encoding RNA polymerase sigma factor RpoE → MSDREIDQLLVERAQRGEKKAFEMLVVKYQRKLERLLARIIRDPAEIQDVAQEAFIKAYRALPNFRGDSAFYTWLYRIGINTAKNYLIALGRRAPTSTEFDSEEAEGFDDAAGLRDINTPESQLATKQIAQTVNDAIDALPEELRTAITLREIEGLSYEEIAQIMNCPIGTVRSRIFRAREAVAEKLRPQLGTSKDQRW, encoded by the coding sequence ATGAGCGATCGTGAAATCGACCAACTGCTGGTCGAACGCGCACAGCGAGGCGAAAAGAAGGCTTTCGAGATGCTGGTGGTCAAGTACCAGCGCAAGCTCGAGCGCCTGCTCGCGCGCATTATTCGCGATCCGGCTGAGATCCAGGACGTCGCGCAGGAAGCCTTCATCAAGGCCTATCGTGCCTTGCCGAACTTCCGGGGCGACAGCGCGTTCTATACCTGGCTTTACCGGATCGGCATCAACACCGCGAAGAACTACCTGATCGCGCTGGGTCGCAGGGCACCGACGTCGACCGAGTTCGACAGTGAAGAGGCGGAAGGATTCGACGACGCGGCAGGCCTCAGGGACATCAACACCCCCGAAAGCCAGCTCGCGACGAAACAGATTGCGCAGACAGTGAACGATGCGATCGATGCGTTGCCCGAGGAGCTTCGGACGGCCATCACCCTTCGGGAAATCGAGGGATTGTCCTACGAGGAAATCGCGCAGATCATGAATTGCCCGATCGGAACGGTTCGGTCGCGCATTTTCCGGGCGCGGGAGGCGGTGGCGGAAAAGCTGCGCCCCCAGCTCGGAACGAGCAAGGATCAACGCTGGTGA
- a CDS encoding sigma-E factor negative regulatory protein, whose amino-acid sequence MKQNISNLMDGELESHESGQAIQACCKDPDAMRVWDEYHLIGDVMRGDVPRALPFTGRVISDLSKEPTVLAPRRLPPMANIVRISLAAAASVATIGVVGWIGFQQGGIGSAGPTVVRGPAPVQGSLATVAVNEPTAAVATKAAATGAVVQPAPDIHDYLVAHRQTPSAEFYRPVAAKGP is encoded by the coding sequence ATGAAGCAGAACATTTCGAACTTGATGGACGGCGAGCTGGAATCCCACGAATCCGGGCAAGCCATCCAGGCGTGTTGCAAGGATCCGGACGCGATGCGCGTCTGGGATGAATACCATTTGATCGGCGACGTGATGCGCGGGGATGTACCGCGTGCGCTGCCGTTCACGGGCCGGGTCATATCCGACCTTTCCAAGGAGCCTACGGTGCTCGCGCCCCGGCGCCTGCCGCCGATGGCCAATATCGTGCGCATCAGCCTCGCGGCTGCCGCCTCGGTCGCGACTATTGGCGTCGTGGGCTGGATCGGCTTCCAGCAGGGCGGTATCGGCTCGGCGGGCCCCACCGTGGTTCGTGGCCCGGCGCCCGTCCAGGGCAGCCTCGCCACGGTCGCCGTGAATGAGCCGACGGCAGCGGTCGCGACCAAGGCTGCGGCCACGGGCGCGGTCGTGCAGCCGGCCCCGGACATCCACGACTACCTCGTGGCCCATCGCCAGACCCCGTCTGCCGAGTTCTACCGGCCGGTCGCCGCCAAGGGCCCATGA
- a CDS encoding MucB/RseB C-terminal domain-containing protein, protein MKPRHLLITLAVAGSLPAIAADPNTDPLAWLQRAATAAKSSTYSGTFVHTSGERTQTMRVTHVVVGGDEHERIQSLDGPPQEIVRRNDEMFCYLPDAKTVRLDRRVTARFFPSIFRAAPEAIAQNYDLKLGKVERVIGYECQWIRLEPRDALRFAQRLCAELASGLLMRAKTLNEKNQVIEQFTFTELKLGPQVARSDVRSTFSAQIRQWTTDKRPLEEAKGADTGWMVANPPAGYRQVSEMRRTFPGREQPVSQIVLTDGLASMSVFVEPANGAVRPEASSEDGTTSYYVRPSGDQVITVLGEVPAAAVQQAGRGVQRRP, encoded by the coding sequence ATGAAGCCGCGACACCTGCTGATCACCCTGGCGGTCGCGGGGTCCCTTCCCGCGATTGCCGCCGACCCGAACACCGATCCCCTCGCGTGGCTGCAGCGGGCCGCCACGGCGGCCAAGTCGAGCACGTATTCGGGCACCTTCGTCCACACGAGCGGCGAGCGCACCCAGACCATGCGGGTCACGCACGTCGTGGTGGGCGGCGATGAGCACGAGCGCATCCAGTCCCTCGACGGTCCGCCCCAGGAGATCGTGCGGCGCAACGACGAGATGTTCTGCTACCTGCCCGACGCCAAGACCGTGCGCCTTGACCGTCGTGTCACCGCGCGATTCTTCCCGTCGATCTTCCGCGCGGCCCCTGAAGCCATCGCGCAGAACTACGACCTCAAGCTCGGCAAGGTCGAGCGCGTCATCGGGTACGAGTGCCAATGGATCCGCCTGGAACCGCGCGATGCGCTGCGCTTCGCCCAGCGCCTGTGCGCGGAGCTCGCCTCGGGCCTCCTGATGCGCGCCAAGACGCTCAACGAGAAGAACCAGGTCATCGAACAGTTCACCTTCACCGAGCTCAAGCTCGGTCCCCAAGTGGCGCGCAGCGACGTGCGCTCCACCTTCTCGGCCCAGATCCGCCAGTGGACGACCGACAAGAGGCCGCTCGAGGAAGCCAAGGGAGCCGATACCGGATGGATGGTCGCCAACCCCCCGGCGGGCTATCGGCAGGTCTCCGAGATGCGCCGCACGTTCCCCGGGCGGGAGCAGCCGGTCTCGCAGATCGTCCTGACCGACGGCCTGGCCAGCATGAGCGTCTTCGTGGAGCCGGCCAACGGCGCGGTGCGGCCCGAGGCGAGCAGCGAGGACGGCACGACCAGCTACTACGTGCGCCCCTCGGGCGACCAGGTCATCACGGTGCTCGGCGAGGTTCCCGCGGCCGCCGTGCAGCAGGCCGGCCGGGGCGTCCAGCGCCGGCCCTGA
- the lepA gene encoding translation elongation factor 4, which produces MDHIRNFSIIAHIDHGKSTLADRIIERTGGLSSREMESQVLDSMDLERERGITIKAQTAALSYKARDGREYRLNLIDTPGHVDFSYEVSRSLSACEGALLVVDASQGVEAQTVANCYTATELGVDVVPVLNKIDLPSAQPDRVIQEIEEVIGIDATDAVFCSAKTGEGVDDVIEAVIARIPPPKGDPTGPLKALIIDSWFDNYVGVVILVRVVDGELKPKDNILLMATGAKHLVEQVGVFTPKSLQRDSLGAGEVGFIIAGIKELKDAKVGDTVTTVERMAAAPLPGFKEIQPQVFAGLYPVESNRYEALRDALQKLQLNDSSLRYEPETSQALGFGFRCGFLGLLHMDIVQERLEREYDMELITTAPTVVYQLALRDGTVIEIDNPSKLPDASFIEEIREPIIRATIIMPNEYVGPVITLCEIKRGTQVNMQYAGRQVILTYDMPLNEIVMDFFDKLKSNSRGYASLDYEFRKFRAGDLVKLDILINGDKVDALSLIVHRETARYRGRELASRMRTLIPRQMFDVAVQAAIGSDVVARENIKAMRKNVLAKCYGGDISRKRKLLEKQKAGKKRMKQVGNVEIPQEAFLAILQVESK; this is translated from the coding sequence ATGGATCACATCCGCAACTTCTCCATCATCGCGCACATCGACCACGGCAAATCGACCCTGGCCGACCGCATCATCGAGCGCACCGGCGGCCTTTCCTCGCGGGAGATGGAGTCGCAGGTCCTCGATTCGATGGACCTCGAGCGCGAGCGTGGCATCACGATCAAGGCCCAGACCGCCGCGCTCAGCTACAAGGCCCGCGACGGCCGCGAATACCGCCTGAACCTCATCGATACCCCGGGCCACGTGGACTTCTCCTACGAAGTCTCGCGTTCGCTTTCCGCATGCGAAGGCGCGCTGCTCGTCGTGGACGCTTCGCAGGGCGTGGAAGCCCAGACCGTGGCCAACTGCTACACGGCCACCGAGCTCGGCGTGGATGTGGTGCCGGTCCTGAACAAGATCGATCTTCCGTCCGCGCAGCCCGACCGCGTGATCCAGGAGATCGAGGAAGTGATCGGCATCGATGCCACCGACGCCGTCTTCTGCAGCGCCAAGACGGGCGAGGGCGTGGACGACGTGATCGAGGCCGTGATCGCGCGCATCCCCCCGCCGAAGGGCGATCCCACGGGCCCGCTGAAGGCCCTCATCATCGATTCGTGGTTCGACAACTACGTGGGCGTGGTCATCCTCGTGCGCGTGGTCGACGGCGAACTGAAGCCGAAAGACAACATCCTGCTGATGGCCACGGGCGCCAAGCACCTAGTCGAGCAGGTCGGCGTCTTCACGCCGAAGTCCCTGCAGCGAGACAGCCTCGGCGCGGGCGAGGTGGGCTTCATCATCGCCGGCATCAAGGAACTGAAGGACGCGAAGGTGGGCGACACCGTCACCACCGTCGAGCGCATGGCGGCCGCACCGCTGCCGGGCTTCAAGGAAATCCAGCCCCAGGTGTTCGCGGGCCTCTACCCGGTGGAGTCGAACCGCTACGAGGCGCTGCGCGACGCGCTGCAGAAGCTGCAGCTGAACGACTCGAGCCTGCGCTACGAGCCCGAGACCTCGCAGGCCCTGGGGTTCGGTTTCCGCTGCGGCTTCCTCGGCCTGCTGCACATGGACATCGTGCAGGAGCGCCTCGAGCGCGAGTACGACATGGAGCTCATCACCACGGCCCCGACCGTGGTGTACCAGCTCGCGCTGCGCGACGGCACCGTGATCGAGATCGACAACCCGTCGAAGCTGCCCGACGCGTCGTTCATCGAGGAGATCCGCGAGCCCATCATTCGCGCCACGATCATCATGCCCAACGAGTACGTGGGCCCGGTCATCACGCTGTGCGAAATCAAGCGCGGCACGCAGGTGAACATGCAGTACGCGGGGCGCCAGGTGATCCTCACGTACGACATGCCGTTGAACGAGATCGTGATGGATTTCTTCGACAAGCTGAAGAGCAACTCGCGCGGCTACGCCTCGCTCGACTACGAGTTCCGCAAGTTCCGCGCCGGCGACCTCGTGAAGCTCGACATCCTGATCAACGGCGACAAGGTCGATGCGCTTTCGCTGATCGTGCACCGCGAGACCGCCCGGTACCGCGGCCGCGAGCTCGCCTCGCGCATGCGCACGCTCATCCCGCGCCAGATGTTCGACGTCGCCGTGCAGGCCGCGATCGGCTCGGACGTGGTCGCGCGCGAGAACATCAAGGCCATGCGCAAGAACGTCCTCGCCAAGTGCTACGGCGGCGACATCTCGCGCAAGCGGAAGCTGCTCGAGAAGCAGAAGGCCGGCAAGAAGCGCATGAAGCAGGTCGGCAACGTGGAAATTCCGCAGGAGGCCTTCCTGGCCATCCTGCAGGTTGAGAGCAAGTAG
- a CDS encoding glutaredoxin family protein — translation MIAALQQLQGRFSFEVEVVDVDRHPALEAKWGDKVPVLLDGEIEICHYHLNVEALDARLARMK, via the coding sequence ATGATCGCGGCCCTGCAGCAGTTGCAGGGCCGCTTTTCATTCGAAGTGGAAGTCGTCGACGTGGACCGCCACCCGGCGCTCGAGGCGAAGTGGGGCGACAAGGTCCCGGTGCTCCTGGACGGCGAAATCGAGATCTGCCACTACCACCTCAACGTGGAAGCGCTGGATGCAAGGCTCGCCCGGATGAAGTAG
- a CDS encoding CBS domain-containing protein: MKNVAELLRIRPARIVSVKPEDTVLDAIKVLARENIGAAIVMTGDRLAGIFSERDYTRKVILQGRSSNTTRVEEIMTTTVVVVSPRTHTRECMALMTEKNIRHLPVVDQGRVTGMVSIRDIVGDIIADQDFTIEQLEHYISGQ, encoded by the coding sequence ATGAAGAACGTGGCTGAACTCCTCAGAATCAGACCCGCCCGCATCGTGTCGGTGAAGCCCGAGGACACCGTGCTCGACGCGATCAAGGTGCTGGCCCGCGAGAACATCGGGGCCGCGATCGTGATGACGGGCGATCGCCTCGCCGGCATCTTTTCCGAACGCGACTACACCCGCAAGGTGATCCTCCAGGGTCGCTCCTCCAACACCACCCGGGTCGAGGAAATCATGACCACGACGGTGGTGGTCGTGAGCCCGCGCACCCACACCCGCGAGTGCATGGCGCTGATGACGGAGAAGAACATCCGCCACCTGCCCGTGGTCGACCAGGGACGGGTGACCGGCATGGTCTCCATCCGCGACATCGTGGGCGACATCATCGCCGACCAGGACTTCACGATCGAGCAACTGGAGCACTACATCTCCGGTCAATGA